The Nitratidesulfovibrio sp. SRB-5 genomic sequence ACGGCCACGGGACGAGCCGTCCGCACAGGCCATGCCGGGCCCGCGTGGCGTCATTGTAGCAACAACCGCTGGAGGTACTGGATGAAACGGACTCTCGTACTGCTTCTGATGATGTTGGCGGCCGTGCTGGCGTTCGGCCCCAAGGCCGAAGCCGCGGAAGGCAAGACCTTCCGCGTCGGCATCTCGTCCGACCCTGAATCGCTCGATCCGCACATGCAGCTTTCCGGGCCCATGCTGGCATACTCGCACTGGGTGTTCGATCCCCTGGTGCGCTGGACCCAGGACATGAAGTTCGAGCCGCGCCTGGCCGAAAAGTGGGAGCAGATCAACCCCACCACCATGCGCTTCCACCTGCGCAAGGGCGTCAAGTTCCACAGCGGCAACCCGCTCACCGCCGCCGACGTGGCCTGGACCGTCAAGCGCCTGAAGGAATCCCCCGACTTCAAGGGCCTGTACGTCAAGTTCGCCGAGCCCAAGGTGGTGGACGACAACACCATCGACATCATCACCACCGAGCCCTACGGCCTGGTGATGAACCTTGCCACCTACATCTTCCCCATGGATTCCAAGTTCTACTCCGGCACCGACGCCGCTGGCCAGCCCAAGGGCGCAGTGGTGAAGAACGGCGCCTCGTTCGCCAACGAGAACGCCTCGGGCACCGGCCCGTTCATGGTGGCCCAGCGTGAACATGGCGTGAAGCTGGTGCTGAAGGCCAACCCCAACTACTGGGGCAAGCACGGCAACGTCGAGACCATCGAACTTACCCCCATCAAGAACGAAGCCACCCGCGTGGCCGCCATCCTGAAGGGCGACGTGGACTTCATCACCCCCGTGCCCGTGCAGGACTACGACCAGCTGGCCAAGAACCCCGATGTGGAGCTGATCACCATGGCCAGCACCCGCATCATCACCTTCCAGCT encodes the following:
- a CDS encoding ABC transporter substrate-binding protein, which encodes MKRTLVLLLMMLAAVLAFGPKAEAAEGKTFRVGISSDPESLDPHMQLSGPMLAYSHWVFDPLVRWTQDMKFEPRLAEKWEQINPTTMRFHLRKGVKFHSGNPLTAADVAWTVKRLKESPDFKGLYVKFAEPKVVDDNTIDIITTEPYGLVMNLATYIFPMDSKFYSGTDAAGQPKGAVVKNGASFANENASGTGPFMVAQREHGVKLVLKANPNYWGKHGNVETIELTPIKNEATRVAAILKGDVDFITPVPVQDYDQLAKNPDVELITMASTRIITFQLNQKRNPALANPKVREAIIAATDHAGIVAKIMKGYTVVTQQQAPKGYPGYIADLKPRFDLAKAQKLMKEAGYEKGLELTMIAPNNRYVNDEKVAQAFVSMMAKIGIKVNLKTMPKAQYWDEYDAQVADIQMIGWHPDTEDTANYGEYLLMCANKDTGMGQYNSGNYCNKKYDALIEEANRTTDPKKRDALLQDSEKLAYDEAAFVPLHMEPLSWAARKTVTNAKAIINVQDFPYFGDVVMK